The following coding sequences lie in one Vitis vinifera cultivar Pinot Noir 40024 chromosome 19, ASM3070453v1 genomic window:
- the LOC100255429 gene encoding uncharacterized protein LOC100255429 isoform X2: protein MAAPAMEGLAVTALRSAMLRVRQAAERSGRRSDQVRVVAVSKTKPVSLIRQVYDAGHRCFGENYVQEINEKAPQLPEDIEWHFIGHLQSNKVKPLLAAVPNLAMVEGVDNEKIANQLDRVVSGIRRKPLKVLVQVNTSGEVSKSGVEPSGCVELAKHVKLGCPNLEFSGLMTIGMPDYSSTPENFRRLLNCRIEVCKALGMAEEQCELSMGMSGDFEQAIEMGSTNVRIGSTIFGPREYPKKEQN, encoded by the exons ATGGCTGCTCCGGCCATGGAAGGCCTCGCCGTCACAGCTCTCCGGTCCGCTATGCTCCGTGTCCGTCAAGCGGCAGAGAGGTCCGGTCGCCGGTCCGATCAGGTCCGCGTTGTGGCTGTCTCAAAAACCAAACCAGTCTCTCTCATCCGGCAAGTCTACGACGCCGGTCACCGTTGTTTTGGCGAAAACTACGTTCAAGAGATAAACGAAAAAGCACCACAG CTTCCAGAGGACATTGAATGGCATTTTATTGGGCATTTGCAGAGCAATAAAGTGAAACCGCTTCTGG CTGCAGTCCCCAATCTTGCCATGGTTGAAGGTGTAGATAATGAGAAG ATTGCAAATCAGCTTGATCGTGTGGTTTCAGGCATCAGAAGGAAGCCTTTGAAGGTTTTGGTTCAAGTGAATACTAGTGGAGAAGTAT CAAAATCTGGAGTTGAGCCATCAGGTTGTGTGGAGCTAGCTAAACATGTTAAGCTAGGCTGCCCCAATCTCGAGTTTTCTGGTTTAATGACAATAGGGATGCCAGACTATTCATCAACTCCAGAGAACTTCAGG AGACTATTGAACTGTAGAATTGAGGTTTGTAAAGCTCTTGGAATGGCAGAGGAGCAGTGCGAGCTGTCAATGGGCATGTCTGGTGACTTTGAGCAAGCG ATTGAAATGGGCAGCACCAATGTGAGAATTGGATCAACCATATTTGGACCAAGGGAGTATCCTAAGAAAGAACAGAATTAG
- the LOC104877612 gene encoding stigma-specific STIG1-like protein 1, with the protein MELPKVFALLVLILMALVHSSIASSPLLEEEEDDLDVSGDDQEDFGNDFVLRSSDDSPGRFMLGRKNNLVLLTCNKFPRICLLNGGPRRHCCQKKCVNLLGDRLNCGKCGRKCKYGYICCRGKCVNPSVSKKHCGGCNQGCDSGRFCAFGLCNYA; encoded by the coding sequence ATGGAGCTCCCAAAGGTGTTTGCACTACTTGTTCTAATTCTCATGGCACTGGTGCATAGCAGCATTGCATCTTCACCTCTtctggaggaagaagaagatgaccTTGATGTTTCTGGTGATGACCAAGAGGACTTTGGTAATGATTTTGTTCTTAGATCTTCTGATGACTCTCCTGGACGGTTCATGCTTGGCAGGAAGAACAATCTTGTACTGTTAACCTGCAACAAGTTTCCCAGGATTTGCCTTCTTAATGGAGGTCCTAGACGCCATTGCTGCCAGAAGAAGTGTGTTAACTTGCTAGGTGATAGGCTCAATTGTGGCAAGTGTGGGAGGAAGTGCAAGTATGGTTACATTTGCTGCAGAGGGAAGTGTGTGAATCCATCTGTGAGCAAGAAGCATTGTGGTGGGTGTAACCAAGGATGTGACAGTGGGAGGTTCTGTGCTTTTGGCCTTTGTAACTATGCTTAG
- the LOC104877613 gene encoding stigma-specific STIG1-like protein 1: MKLLQVFIVLVLLMALVHSNTASSPTVNKEEEEDDDEHDASGDAQEYDDDDLVVRSSDPAGGRLLLGKKSSTHGLTCNKFPKICRLKGSPGSHCCKKKCVNLSGDRQNCGKCGRKCKYGYICCKGKCVNPSVSKRHCGGCNNRCNTGGFCVFGLCNYA, encoded by the coding sequence atgaAGCTCCTACAGGTGTTTATAGTGCTTGTTCTTCTCATGGCACTGGTGCATAGCAACACTGCATCTTCACCTACTGTGaacaaagaggaagaagaagatgatgatgaacaTGATGCTTCTGGTGATGCCCAAGagtatgatgatgatgatttggTTGTTAGATCTTCCGACCCTGCCGGCGGGCGGTTGTTGCTTGGCAAGAAGAGCAGTACTCATGGGTTAACCTGCAACAAGTTTCCAAAGATTTGCCGCCTTAAGGGAAGTCCAGGAAGCCATTGCTGCAAGAAGAAGTGTGTTAACTTGTCAGGTGACAGACAAAATTGTGGCAAGTGTGGGAGGAAGTGCAAGTATGGCTACATTTGCTGCAAAGGGAAGTGTGTGAATCCGTCTGTGAGCAAGAGGCATTGTGGTGGATGTAACAATCGGTGCAACACTGGGGGGTTCTGTGTTTTTGGCCTTTGCAACTATGCTTAG
- the LOC100265906 gene encoding cytochrome b561 and DOMON domain-containing protein At2g04850: protein MYSSNCPKPLLIFPILATLCLLSTTTSTAQASTQCSEQFELMITNGNGRNKPKCQKLTTLKAEFGWTILKNKSIDIFFGARLDNDEGWLAWGVNPGKRPQMVGTRAIIGIKNPNGSLMVNTYNITSGTKLGCQLLPSELHDDNDVLFSNRKIFINQTELVVISATVTLPSEYNITDLHHVWQVGAKVDGNEPKMHPTTLQNVDSTETINLNTGEGHSVGQHRRHLRTVHGILNIVGWGTLLPMGVIVARYFRKFPFKNTYWFLAHIYIQIIGYTLGTIGWAIGLVLGHSSRYYTFRIHRILAIFIFTFTSLQMLALRLKPETKDEYRKYWDMYHHFLGYSLLALISVNIFQGIAILKPDKTWKWVYIGVLGALASITLVFEICTWVKFLKQKKKDKDATKQQAGAPGGGGAPTGGGAPTGGGAPTGGGAPTGGGGAPTGGGGAPTGGGGAPDGGPPL, encoded by the exons ATGTACTCTTCTAATTGTCCTAAGCCACTACTCATCTTCCCAATATTGGCTACTCTCTGCCTCctctccaccaccacctccactGCCCAAGCCAGCACCCAATGCAGTGAGCAATTCGAATTGATGATCACCAATGGAAATGGAAGAAACAAGCCAAAATGCCAGAAGTTGACAACTCTAAAGGCTGAATTCGGTTGGACTATTCTTAAGAATAAGTCCATCGATATCTTCTTCGGCGCAAGGCTGGATAACGACGAGGGGTGGCTGGCCTGGGGTGTGAACCCTGGGAAGAGGCCACAGATGGTCGGGACAAGAGCCATCATAGGCATTAAGAACCCAAATGGGAGCCTAATGGTGAACACTTACAACATCACTAGTGGCACTAAGCTCGGCTGCCAGTTGCTTCCGTCCGAGCTTCATGATGATAATGATGTGTTGTTTAGTAACAGGAAAATCTTCATCAACCAAACAGAGCTCGTGGTAATATCTGCAACAGTAACTCTCCCTTCTGAATACAACATTACGGACCTCCATCATGTGTGGCAAGTTGGGGCTAAGGTCGATGGGAATGAGCCCAAGATGCACCCGACCACCCTCCAGAACGTTGATAGTACCGAGACCATAAACTTGAACACCGGGGAAGGCCACAGCGTCGGACAGCACCGGCGTCACCTAAGAACG GTTCATGGGATTCTGAACATTGTGGGGTGGGGGACTCTGCTACCCATGGGCGTGATCGTGGCGAGGTACTTCAGGAAATTTCCCTTTAAAAACACATACTGGTTCTTAGCTCATATCTACATACAAATTATTGGGTACACTCTGGGCACAATCGGGTGGGCCATTGGCCTGGTGCTGGGACACTCCTCTAGATACTACACCTTCCGCATTCATCGAATCCTCGCAATATTCATATTCACCTTCACAAGCTTACAA ATGTTGGCGTTGAGATTGAAGCCAGAGACAAAGGATGAATATAGGAAGTACTGGGACATGTACCACCACTTCCTGGGGTACTCGCTTCTGGCCTTGATATCTGTAAATATATTTCAGGGGATTGCCATCTTGAAGCCTGACAAAACCTGGAAATGGGTGTACATTGGAGTGCTTGGGGCTTTGGCTTCCATCACTTTAGTCTTTGAGATCTGTACTTGGGTAAAATTCCTAAAGCAGAAGAAAAAGGACAAGGATGCCACCAAACAACAAGCTGGTGCACCAGGTGGCGGAGGAGCCCCTACTGGAGGAGGAGCCCCTACTGGCGGAGGAGCCCCTACTGGCGGAGGAGCTCCTACTGGCGGCGGAGGAGCTCCTACTGGCGGCGGAGGAGCTCCTACTGGCGGCGGAGGAGCTCCTGATGGAGGACCGCCTCTATAA
- the LOC100255429 gene encoding uncharacterized protein LOC100255429 isoform X1, protein MAAPAMEGLAVTALRSAMLRVRQAAERSGRRSDQVRVVAVSKTKPVSLIRQVYDAGHRCFGENYVQEINEKAPQLPEDIEWHFIGHLQSNKVKPLLAAVPNLAMVEGVDNEKIANQLDRVVSGIRRKPLKVLVQVNTSGEVYLILISSLINVMFMAAKSGVEPSGCVELAKHVKLGCPNLEFSGLMTIGMPDYSSTPENFRRLLNCRIEVCKALGMAEEQCELSMGMSGDFEQAIEMGSTNVRIGSTIFGPREYPKKEQN, encoded by the exons ATGGCTGCTCCGGCCATGGAAGGCCTCGCCGTCACAGCTCTCCGGTCCGCTATGCTCCGTGTCCGTCAAGCGGCAGAGAGGTCCGGTCGCCGGTCCGATCAGGTCCGCGTTGTGGCTGTCTCAAAAACCAAACCAGTCTCTCTCATCCGGCAAGTCTACGACGCCGGTCACCGTTGTTTTGGCGAAAACTACGTTCAAGAGATAAACGAAAAAGCACCACAG CTTCCAGAGGACATTGAATGGCATTTTATTGGGCATTTGCAGAGCAATAAAGTGAAACCGCTTCTGG CTGCAGTCCCCAATCTTGCCATGGTTGAAGGTGTAGATAATGAGAAG ATTGCAAATCAGCTTGATCGTGTGGTTTCAGGCATCAGAAGGAAGCCTTTGAAGGTTTTGGTTCAAGTGAATACTAGTGGAGAAGTAT ATTTGATTTTAATCAGTTCATTGATTAATGTGATGTTTATGGCAGCAAAATCTGGAGTTGAGCCATCAGGTTGTGTGGAGCTAGCTAAACATGTTAAGCTAGGCTGCCCCAATCTCGAGTTTTCTGGTTTAATGACAATAGGGATGCCAGACTATTCATCAACTCCAGAGAACTTCAGG AGACTATTGAACTGTAGAATTGAGGTTTGTAAAGCTCTTGGAATGGCAGAGGAGCAGTGCGAGCTGTCAATGGGCATGTCTGGTGACTTTGAGCAAGCG ATTGAAATGGGCAGCACCAATGTGAGAATTGGATCAACCATATTTGGACCAAGGGAGTATCCTAAGAAAGAACAGAATTAG